GAACCGACGAATCGGATACTGGCGCTTTGAACAGCTTAAAAGCTTTGATTAAGCGGCTTTCATGACCCGGCCGGATTTAATGCACTGCGTGCAAACTTTGATACGCTTCAACGCACCGTTATTCATTTTCGCGCGGACTTCCTGCAGGTTAGGCAGCCAACGTCTTTTGGTCTTATTGTTGGCATGGCTGACGCTGTGCCCATACGAAGGGCTTTTTCCGCAAACTTCACAACGCTTCATAAATTCTCCTGACAATCAAAATATTGGTTTATATAGAATTATAGTATTTTTTCTGTCCCGTATATTTTCAAAGAGGCCGACATAGTAATACATAACATCCCGAAAAGCAAGAAAAATTTAAATGTTTTTCATTTTGAAATGATTTCCTGCTTATCGGCCTGCAACTTTCAATGACAATTCGCCGATCCTGCGCTTAATGCGTTTACGAATTCGGTCATACACCCGCAGCTGTCCTTTTTCGAACGACGTCAGAAGCGGCCGCAGGAAAATGCGCTGAAGGACGCGAACCGGCATATTCCCTGAGCGGACAGTACGAACCTGTTTTTCCAGAATGTACAGAAGCAGCACATCCTGCATCAAGGATTCGCTGTCTTTACGATTGGGTAGAATATACGGCAGGAATGCTTTGGTCAGGTCGTTATCAAAACATTTCTTGAGCATGCCGGCCAACCCGTATTTCGTAAAAGCTTCTTTGCGCAGCGCGCGGGAATCGATGGCTTGCTTCAAAACTTTTTCATCAAATCCTTCTTTGCGCGAAACCCACAGCGACGCGCGATAAGCGTTGAGCATATTATCCCAATGTTCGGCGGGTACTTTCCCGATCTCCCAAAATTCAAAATGATCCGGATAGGCCGTGTTGAAAATATGGTACATGTTCTTTTTATACATGCGCTCGAACACGGTCGCCAGCCCGAAACGGCTGAACGTTTCGCGCGTAATGGTTTTATCTTTGATCTTTTCCGGAATGGCAAAAGGCGAAATATTGAGCTGCCTGACCATCCAGCGAACGGCGCGAATGATGTTTCTTTTCCCTTCGTCGCCATGCCAGAAACTGTTCGGTACGCTGCCCAATTCCCACGGCATCAGTTCCGGATAGGCAAATCCAATACAGCGCGAAACGGACTTATAGTGCTGGACGAACATATACGAAAGGCCGTTCTCCACGAAAGTTTTTTTGGTAACTTTGTCGTTGCGCAGGGCAATCGGGATATCTGCTTTTGCAATGCCAAGTTTTTCTTCGATCAGCCATTGGATCGCCAAACGCCGGTTATTCTCGTCGTTCCAGAATCCGTCCTCGACATGTGCCATTTC
This genomic window from bacterium contains:
- the rpmB gene encoding 50S ribosomal protein L28 — translated: MKRCEVCGKSPSYGHSVSHANNKTKRRWLPNLQEVRAKMNNGALKRIKVCTQCIKSGRVMKAA